A genomic window from Prunus persica cultivar Lovell chromosome G2, Prunus_persica_NCBIv2, whole genome shotgun sequence includes:
- the LOC18785978 gene encoding nucleolar GTP-binding protein 1 yields MSRACSLFQLCQNPNRLLLRSSKFSKGPYLIPSARICPVLCLSKEIQTSAYEVVRGSYVPTALVKPESKPKDKSPENLEGVGAFQKLPMVMPSVDILYSALRKAKRISPTKGIANIAKRERNRGAKQLDALMKELAVPLRTYSENFPNKKYLHPYERSLIELTLGDGNYEEVLGKVDSLRKKVVSVGKEHASLCAKSLSKKEAEERLTEGIKKVEETFNRGGKHVDDLLHIAKTLRAMPVVDLESPTLCLVGAPNVGKSSLVRILSTGKPEVCNYPFTTRGILMGHIISNHQTFQVTDTPGLLKRCDEDRNNLEKLTLAVLSHLPTAILYVHDLSGQCGTSPSDQFVIYKEIKERFSEHLWLDVVSKCDLLQKSPVLFATDKGDDSDLELERYRKLGPDGALHVSVTNEVGLTELKSIVHEMLNSQMTRIQVQEKLEVLT; encoded by the exons ATGAGCAGGGCTTGTAGTCTCTTCCAATTGTGCCAGAATCCAAACAGATTACTACTCAGAAGCTCTAAATTTTCCAAAG GTCCGTACTTGATACCTAGTGCCAGAATTTGTCCAGTCCTGTGCCTCTCTAAGGAAATACAAACTTCCGCATATGAAGTTGTCAGGGGAAGCTATGTACCCACAGCCTTGGTTAAACCAGAAAGCAAACCGAAG GACAAATCACCAGAAAATCTTGAAGGAGTTGGTGCATTCCAAAAGCTACCCATGGTGATGCCATCTGTTGACATTCTGTATTCTGCACTAAGAAAGGCTAAGAGGATTTCACCAACAAAGG GTATTGCCAATATTGCAAAGCGGGAAAGAAATAGAGGTGCAAAGCAACTTGATGCATTGATGAAA GAATTAGCAGTACCCTTGAGAACTTATTCAGAGaattttccaaataaaaagtaTCTTCACCCTTATGAGCGATCTCTTATTGAATTAACTCTTGGGGATGGAAATTATGAAGAG GTGTTGGGAAAGGTGGATTCTCTGAGGAAGAAGGTTGTGTCTGTTGGAAAGGAACACGCATCTCTTTGTGCTAAG TCATTGTCGAAGAAAGAAGCAGAGGAAAGGCTAACCGAG GGCATAAAGAAAGTTGAAGAGACATTTAATCGTGGAGGAAAACATGTCGATGATTTGTTACACATAGCCAAG ACTCTGCGAGCAATGCCGGTAGTTGATCTAGAATCACCGACACTTTGTCTTGTTGGAGCACCGAATGTCGGGAAGTCGTCTTTGGTCCGCATACTCTCCACAGGGAAGCCTGAG GTTTGCAATTACCCTTTTACAACAAGAGGAATTCTGATGGGTCACATTATTTCAAACCATCAAACTTTTCAG GTGACAGACACTCCTGGGCTGCTCAAGAGATGTGATG AGGACAGAAATAATCTGGAAAAATTGACGCTTGCTGTGCTCTCGCATTTGCCAACGGCAATACTCTATGTCCATGACCTCTCTGGACAATGTGGAACCTCACCTTCTGAtcag TTTGTCATATACAAAGAAATAAAGGAGAGGTTTAGCGAGCATCTGTGGCTTGATGTTGTGTCCAAATGTGATCTGTTGCAAAAGTCTCCAGTGCTATTTGCTACTGATAAGGGTGATGATTCTGATCTTGAGCTGGAAAGGTACCGGAAATTGGGTCCCGATGGAGCTCTTCATGTGTCAGTGACAAATGAAGTAGGGCTCACTGAG TTGAAGAGTATAGTGCATGAGATGTTGAACTCTCAGATGACAAGGATCCAAGTTCAAGAAAAGCTGGAAGTTCTTACTTGA
- the LOC18785400 gene encoding probable pre-mRNA-splicing factor ATP-dependent RNA helicase DEAH2: MRMERKRKMCLFNMVVSSSAKMRKSGGGGGATTIDNAVVSGVINPWTGMPYSQSYYEILEKRKTLPVWQQKDEFLKALKANQCIILVGETGSGKTTQIPQFVLESVNAEIPGGKRMMIACTQPRRVAAMSVSRRVAEEMDVKIGEEVGYTIRFEDCSSASKTLLKYLTDGMLLREAMADPLLERYKVIILDEAHERTLATDVLFGLLKKVLRNRPDLKLVVMSATLEAEKFQGYFSGAHCMKVPGRLHPVEILYSEEPEKNYVEATIRTVVQIHMFEGPGDVLVFLTGEEEIEDVCCKIDKEIAKFGDQSGPVKVLPLYSTLPPAVQQKIFEPVRSGRKIVVSTNIAETSLTIDGIVYVIDPGFSKQKVYSPSGGVESLLVSPISKASACQRAGRAGRTRPGKCFRLYTEKSFHNHLEAQTCPEILRSNLANTVLTLKKLGIDDLVHFDLMDPPAPETLMRALEVLYSLGALDDEGNLTKLGEIMSEFPLDPQMSKMLIMSPGFHCSNEILSICSMLSVPNCFLRPREARKAADEAKAKFGHMDGDHITLLNVYHAYKNNEDPVWCYQNFVNEKVLKAADNVRQQLARIMARFNLKLCSTDFKSGDYYINIRKALLAGYFMQVAHLESNTGHYSTVKDNQVVHLHPSSCLDHKPEWIVYHEYVLTSRNFIRTVTNICGDWLAEIMIALEKSGKKLGYGGLNLKDRKQTT, translated from the coding sequence ATGCGTAtggagaggaagaggaagatgtgTTTGTTTAACATGGTGGTCTCATCATCAGCGAAGATGAGAAAATCAGGCGGCGGTGGAGGAGCCACAACGATTGACAATGCGGTGGTAAGCGGTGTGATCAATCCGTGGACTGGAATGCCTTATTCCCAGAGCTACTATGAGATCCTTGAGAAGAGGAAGACTTTGCCAGTTTGGCAACAGAAAGACGAGTTCTTGAAGGCTCTTAAGGCCAACCAATGTATAATTTTGGTTGGTGAGACTGGTAGCGGTAAAACCACTCAAATCCCtcaatttgttttggaaagTGTTAATGCAGAAATTCCGGGTGGTAAAAGGATGATGATTGCGTGCACGCAGCCACGTAGAGTTGCCGCAATGTCAGTGTCTCGTCGTGTAGCTGAAGAGATGGATGTGAAGATAGGAGAAGAGGTTGGCTACACTATTCGTTTCGAAGACTGCAGCAGTGCCTCTAAAACATTGTTGAAGTATTTAACAGATGGTATGCTTTTAAGAGAGGCAATGGCAGATCCCCTGTTGGAAAGGTACAAGGTGATAATACTGGATGAGGCACACGAAAGAACGTTAGCAACTGATGTTCTTTTCGGGCTTCTCAAGAAGGTGTTGAGAAATAGGCCTGATTTGAAGTTGGTTGTGATGAGCGCTACTCTTGAGGCCGAAAAATTTCAGGGCTATTTCAGTGGTGCGCATTGTATGAAAGTTCCTGGCAGGCTTCATCCAGTGGAAATTCTTTACAGTGAGGAACCCGAAAAGAACTATGTGGAGGCAACAATTCGAACCGTTGTGCAGATTCATATGTTTGAGGGTCCAGGGGATGTACTTGTCTTTTTAACTGGGGAGGAAGAGATTGAAGATGTATGCTGcaaaattgacaaagaaattgcaaaatttGGTGATCAGTCTGGTCCTGTCAAAGTGTTGCCTCTGTACTCAACTCTGCCTCCAGCTGTGCAGCAGAAAATATTTGAGCCAGTACGTTCTGGGAGGAAGATTGTGGTGTCAACAAACATTGCTGAAACTTCTTTAACCATAGATGGAATCGTTTATGTTATCGACCCGGGATTTTCTAAACAGAAAGTTTATAGCCCAAGTGGGGGTGTTGAGTCATTGTTGGTGTCTCCAATTTCCAAGGCCAGTGCCTGTCAGAGGGCAGGGCGTGCTGGAAGGACTAGACCGGGGAAATGTTTCAGACTTTACACTGAGAAAAGTTTCCATAATCATCTTGAAGCACAAACATGTCCAGAGATATTGAGATCAAACCTTGCAAATACAGTGCTTACTTTGAAGAAACTAGGAATTGATGACTTGGTTCATTTTGATCTCATGGACCCTCCTGCTCCTGAGACATTGATGCGAGCACTAGAGGTTTTGTATTCTTTGGGAGCATTGGATGACGAGGGTAATTTGACCAAGCTGGGGGAGATTATGAGCGAGTTCCCATTAGACCCTCAGATGTCAAAGATGCTCATCATGAGCCCTGGATTTCACTGCTCGAACGAAATCCTGTCAATCTGTTCAATGCTCTCGGTACCTAATTGTTTTCTTAGGCCTAGAGAGGCTCGAAAAGCTGCAGACGAAGCGAAAGCGAAGTTTGGTCACATGGATGGAGACCACATAACGCTTCTCAATGTGTACCACGCCTACAAGAACAATGAGGATCCTGTGTGGTGCTATCAAAACTTTGTCAATGAGAAGGTACTGAAGGCTGCAGACAATGTTCGGCAGCAGCTAGCGCGAATTATGGCTCGGTTCAATCTCAAGTTATGCAGCACTGATTTTAAGAGTGGGGACTACTACATCAACATAAGAAAGGCCTTGCTAGCTGGATATTTCATGCAGGTGGCTCACCTGGAAAGCAACACAGGACACTACAGCACAGTGAAAGATAACCAAGTTGTACACTTGCATCCGTCCAGTTGCTTGGATCACAAGCCAGAGTGGATTGTTTACCACGAGTATGTCCTGACCAGTAGGAATTTTATCCGGACTGTGACGAATATTTGCGGCGACTGGCTAGCTGAGATTATGATTGCACTAGAAAAATCAGGCAAAAAATTGGGTTATGGAGGGCTTAACTTAAAAGACAGGAAGCAGACTACTTGA
- the LOC18787085 gene encoding haloacid dehalogenase-like hydrolase domain-containing protein Sgpp, protein MSNISSTPLPLDRKCSLALIAPLEAILFDIDGTLCDSDPLHYYAFREMLQEVGFNGGIPITEEFYSEHFSGKNNEYLCSTVFHDWDLQTARKFLDDKEAMFRRLAAEQLEPVKGLDKLRKWIENQGFRRAAVTNSPRASGELMISSLGLSDFFEILVIGVECTRAKPFPDPYLKALETLQVSHKHAFIFEDSVSGVKAGVAAGMPVVGLGTRNPETWLTDAGATFVIRDFEDPKLWEALEELERKAEATTVAT, encoded by the exons aTGTCCAATATTTCATCAACTCCTCTCCCACTCGATAg GAAATGTTCGCTTGCCCTTATCGCTCCTCTGGAAGCAATTCTATTCGACATTGATGGAACGTTGTGTGATTCAGATCCCCTCCATTACTATGCTTTCCGTGAAATGCTTCAAGAGGTAGGCTTTAATGGAGGGATTCCTATCACTGAGGAATTCTACAGTGAACATTTTAGTGGAAAGAACAATGAGTATCTTTGCAGTACCGTCTTTCATGACTGGGATCTCCAAACAGCAAGGAAATTTTTGGACGACAAGGAAGCCATGTTCCGGAG ATTGGCTGCTGAACAATTAGAGCCTGTCAAGGGTCTGGATAAGTTGCGCAAGTGGATCGAAAATCAAGGCTTCAGAAGGGCTGCTGtaacaaattctccaagagctAGTGGCGAGCTAATGATATCATCTTTGGGGCTCTCGGATTTCTTTGAAATTCTTGTTATCGGAGTCGAATGCACAAGGGCAAAACCATTTCCTGACCCTTACTTGAAGGCTCTCGAAACACTTCAAGTGTCTCACAAGCATGCTTTCATCTTTGAG GATTCTGTTTCTGGAGTGAAAGCTGGAGTAGCAGCTGGAATGCCAGTAGTTGGTTTAGGCACAAGGAATCCCGAGACATGGTTGACTGATGCCGGAGCCACTTTCGTTATTAGAGATTTTGAGGACCCAAAATTGTGGGAAGCACTGGAAGAGTTGGAGAGGAAGGCAGAGGCAACAACAGTTGCAACTTGA
- the LOC18784639 gene encoding phosphatidylinositol N-acetylglucosaminyltransferase subunit P isoform X1 produces MHLLRGSLVSMAIHTQTHTTFGFNLGSTRAQQPPQNASLSCVLASHFADSSPRRILSVSKKRRATVSFVDSDDKASGFHGPKPSEVYGFVGSITTVVATVIFLVWAYVPESWLHSIGIFYYPSRYWALAVPAYAMMTVVLALGFYCGVNFMSTPPPSSLYTVYDEFSRDPLSSVPMGGDDQPIEPISDISIDRINRSMFK; encoded by the exons ATGCATTTACTCAGAGGTAGTCTCGTATCAATGGCGATacatacacaaacgcacaccaCCTTCGGCTTCAATCTGGGTTCAACCAGAGCACAACAGCCACCACAAAACGCTTCCCTGTCCTGCGTTTTGGCTTCGCATTTTGCCGATTCCAG TCCCAGAAGAATCCTGAGTGTATCAAAGAAGAGGAGGGCAACAGTGTCTTTTGTGGATTCAGATGATAAGGCTTCTGGGTTTCATGGCCCCAAACCTTCTGAAGTTTATGGCTTTGTTGGTTCCATCACAACTGTTGTGGCTACAG TTATTTTCTTGGTGTGGGCATATGTTCCAGAGTCTTGGCTACATTCCATTGGGATATTTTACTATCCCAGCAG GTATTGGGCATTGGCAGTGCCAGCTTATGCTATGATGACAGTGGTATTAGCTTTGGGATTTTATTGTGGCGTCAACTTCATGTCCACTCCTCCCCCATCTTCCTTATATACTGTATATG ATGAATTCAGTAGAGATCCTTTGAGCTCTGTTCCAATGGGGGGTGATGATCAGCCCATAGAACCTATATCCGATATCAGTATCGACAGAATCAACCGTTCGATGTTTAAATAA
- the LOC18784639 gene encoding phosphatidylinositol N-acetylglucosaminyltransferase subunit P isoform X2, whose amino-acid sequence MEDSYSVCSPRRILSVSKKRRATVSFVDSDDKASGFHGPKPSEVYGFVGSITTVVATVIFLVWAYVPESWLHSIGIFYYPSRYWALAVPAYAMMTVVLALGFYCGVNFMSTPPPSSLYTVYDEFSRDPLSSVPMGGDDQPIEPISDISIDRINRSMFK is encoded by the exons ATGGAAGATTCTTATTCTGTTTGCAGTCCCAGAAGAATCCTGAGTGTATCAAAGAAGAGGAGGGCAACAGTGTCTTTTGTGGATTCAGATGATAAGGCTTCTGGGTTTCATGGCCCCAAACCTTCTGAAGTTTATGGCTTTGTTGGTTCCATCACAACTGTTGTGGCTACAG TTATTTTCTTGGTGTGGGCATATGTTCCAGAGTCTTGGCTACATTCCATTGGGATATTTTACTATCCCAGCAG GTATTGGGCATTGGCAGTGCCAGCTTATGCTATGATGACAGTGGTATTAGCTTTGGGATTTTATTGTGGCGTCAACTTCATGTCCACTCCTCCCCCATCTTCCTTATATACTGTATATG ATGAATTCAGTAGAGATCCTTTGAGCTCTGTTCCAATGGGGGGTGATGATCAGCCCATAGAACCTATATCCGATATCAGTATCGACAGAATCAACCGTTCGATGTTTAAATAA